Part of the Coriobacteriaceae bacterium genome is shown below.
CAAGCATCCGTTCACGGCTCACACCACCAACCGCGTGCCGTTCATCATCGTTGATGAGAAGGCACAGCTCACCGGTATCGAGGACGGCCGTCTTTCCGATATCGCTCCGACCATGCTCACCATGGCTGGTATTGAGCCTTCCGCCGAGATGACGGGTCGCGTACTCGCCACCGAGGCCTAATAGAAAACAAATACCGTTTTCTAGTAAGGGGGTTGTCCACAACCGGACAACCCTCTTTTTTTGCGCTATTTCTACCTCGTCACCAAATGGCTGATGGGGGAGTGCTGGGGGTTGTGGTACAGTACTGGAGTTTGAATTGTTCTATTAAGGAGCTTATCTATGGGTCCGTTTCAGATTCTTCTGTTTGTCGTTTGGGCTGTCTCTGCCGTGGCGCTGACGATTCTCGTCCTGATGCACTCTGGTAAGGGCACCGGCGTTTCGGATATGATCGCTAGCTCGCTGTATAACTCCAGCTCTGCCACGGGCGTCATGGAGCAGAACCTCGATCGCCTGACGGTAATTATGGCCGTCGTTTTTGCCGTGTGTGTCGTCCTGTGCATGTTCTTCTTCCCGCAGGGTATCGTCGGCTACTAAGCACGAGCCACATAAATACTTGAAAAGGGTTCCGCAAGTGCGGGACCCTTTTTGTTTACATATTTGTAACAGAGCCAAAATATCCCCACATACTTCGCCCAACTAAAGAAATTCTCGACCGTTGACCGGAATTAGCCCCAAATCGTGCATAAAATGCGCTACTGTATTGAGAAACGTTGGTTCGTTGTGCATAACCAGCCATAGCAACGGGCGGCGTTTTGATGGTTCGGATCGGATTGTCTCGACATGTGTCCGACTGAACATTTCTTTGTCCTATCTCATAAGGAGGATGGCATGGCTGATTCTATGTTCCACCAGCCCGTTATGGGTCGTCGCGCCTTTGTCGGCGGTACCCTTGCTGCGAGCTCCATGGCTTTTCTTGCCGCATGCGGCAAGAAGGGCGGCGACGCTTCCGGTTCTGAGTCCGGTTCGAAGCTGAACTTCTACATCAACAACCCGGTCTGCATCGACCCCTACAATGTCCAGGAGGACCAGGGCACTCAGGTCGAGTACCAGCTCTTTGATGCTCTGACCTCTTATGACGCCGAGAAGGGCGAGATCGTTCCGCTGGCTTGCGAGTCCTTCGAGGCCAACGACGACGCCACCGAGTTCACCTTCAAGATCAAGAAGGCCAAGTTCCACAACGGTGACGACGTTACCTCCAAGTCCTTCAAGCTCGGTTGGGAGCGTCTGGTCAACACCAAGTCGGCTGTCGCTACCGAGTACGGCCCTTCCGAGGTCTCCTATCACCTTTCCATGGTCGAGGGCTATGACGATCTGCTTGCCGGTAACGCTACCGAGCTCAGCGGTGTTACCTGCCCCGACGATGAGACCCTCGTCGTCAAGCTGGCTTCCGCTTACGCCGACTTCCCCTTCGTCGCCTCTCACCCGGCTCTGGCCCCGGTTCCCGAGTGCGCCGAGTCCGATGTCAAGAGCTTCTACCTCGCCCCGGTCGGTAACGGCCCGTTCATGATGGACGGCAAGTGGGAGGATGGCCAGGAGATCAACGTCAAGAAGTTCGACGATTACTATGGCGACAAGGCCAAGATCGATGGCATCCACTTCCAGGTCATCAAGGACATGGAGACCGCCTACAAGGAGTTCCAGGCCGGTAACCTCGATGTCTGCGACGTTCCCGTCGCTCAGATCGACGCCGCCAAGAAGGATCGCGGCGTGTCCAAGGACGGCTACACCATGGGTGACGGCGAGCGCATGCTGCTCGGCGCCGAGCCTTCCACGTACTATCTGACCTGCAACACCACGGCCGAGCCGTTCAGCAACGCCGACCTGCGCAGGGGTATCTCCCTGGCCATCAACCGTGAGGCCATCTGCAAGACCATCTACAAGGGTACCCGTACTCCTGCCGACGGCATTGTTCCTCCGGGCATCGATGGCTACAAGGAGGGCGCATGGGAGTTCTGCGCCTACGATGTCGACAAGGCTAACGAGTACCTCGACAAGGTTGCTCCCGCTGGCGCTAACGGGGATCGTGGCATTAGCGTGACCCTGTCC
Proteins encoded:
- the secG gene encoding preprotein translocase subunit SecG, with protein sequence MGPFQILLFVVWAVSAVALTILVLMHSGKGTGVSDMIASSLYNSSSATGVMEQNLDRLTVIMAVVFAVCVVLCMFFFPQGIVGY
- a CDS encoding ABC transporter substrate-binding protein, producing the protein MADSMFHQPVMGRRAFVGGTLAASSMAFLAACGKKGGDASGSESGSKLNFYINNPVCIDPYNVQEDQGTQVEYQLFDALTSYDAEKGEIVPLACESFEANDDATEFTFKIKKAKFHNGDDVTSKSFKLGWERLVNTKSAVATEYGPSEVSYHLSMVEGYDDLLAGNATELSGVTCPDDETLVVKLASAYADFPFVASHPALAPVPECAESDVKSFYLAPVGNGPFMMDGKWEDGQEINVKKFDDYYGDKAKIDGIHFQVIKDMETAYKEFQAGNLDVCDVPVAQIDAAKKDRGVSKDGYTMGDGERMLLGAEPSTYYLTCNTTAEPFSNADLRRGISLAINREAICKTIYKGTRTPADGIVPPGIDGYKEGAWEFCAYDVDKANEYLDKVAPAGANGDRGISVTLSYNQDGGHKEIMESIIGDLAKVGVTAVSDTPEWSALLEQYQNFNYQFGRLGWIADYPIMDNFLYPLFHSDSLGGDNRSGYNNPEFDAKVDEARTIVDDEERVAKMQEADAMVAADCPVIPIMFYTHTIAGSDRIKHLYVDPQKHADLGTAELA